The genomic interval GGTGAACAGCTCGCCGAACACCTCGGTGGACAACGGAACGCCCGAGGCGAACAGCGCGAACAGCGGCACGCACAGACCCGCGGAGATCGGCTGGAACAGATGCTCGAGCCGGGTCGCGGGCGCCTCGTCCTCGTCGGCGTCGGGCCGCACCCGGGTCAGCAGCCCGCACACGACACCGGCGAGGGTCGGGTGAATTCCCGCCTCGTGCAACGCGTACCAGGCCACCAGCGCCAGCGGCACGTAGATCAGTGGCGACCGCAGCCGCCGCTGCTGCGCCAGCGCCCAGGCGAGGAAGCAGGCCGCCGCGGCCAGCAGCCAGCCGATCGCGATCGATGTGGTGAACAGGACCGCGATCAAGACGATGGCGATGAGATCGTCGACGACCGCCAGGCTCAGCAGGAACACCCGCGCGGTGGTGGGAATCCGGGAACCGGTCAGGGCGAGCACCGCCAGCGCGAAGGCGATGTCGGTGGCGACCGGGATCGCCCATCCGCGTTCCATGCCGTCGACGCCGAACCCGATCACCGCGGCGATCACCGCGGGCAGCACCACACCGCCGACGGCGGCGATGACCGGCAGCGCGGCGCGTTTGCGATCGGCGAGTTCGCCGACCACCAATTCCCGCTTCAGTTCCAGGCCCGCGACGAAGAAGAACACCGCGAGCAGCCCGTCCTGCACCCATTCCGCGACGGTCAGATCCAGATGCAGTGGCGCGATCGGGAGTTCGGTATCGGAGAAGGCGAAATAACTGCCGCTCCACGGCGAATTCGCCCACAGCAGGGCGATCGCCGCGGCCACCAGCAGCAGCGCGCCACCGACGGTCTCGGTACGAAGGAAACGGGCCAGTTCAGAGCGCAGCGCAACAATCACGAAGTGCCTTTCGGTCGGCGAGACAGCACGCCGACCAGACTTCCCGGCACTCCTTTACGCCATTCTAACGGGCCCGCCCAGCTTCGTTTACACCGTATCGGGGAAGCGTCGCCTATCGGTTCGTCTGTTGGGCTCGGATGGCCTCGAAGACGTGGGGGTCGACGAGGGTGGAGGTGTCGCCGAGTTCGCGGCCTTCGGCGACGTCGCGCAGGAGGCGGCGCATGATTTTGCCAGAGCGGGTTTTGGGGAGTTCGGGGACGATGTGGATTTCGCGGGGGCGGGCGATGGGGCTGATTTCGCGCGAGACTTCGGCTTTGAGTTCGTCGACCAGGTCGTGGTCGGCGGTGTCGGTCTCGCCGGTGAGGATGACGAACGCGACGATGCCTTGGCCGGTGGTGGTGTCGGTGGCGCCGACGACGGCGGCTTCGGCGACGCCATGGTGTCCGACCAGCGCGGATTCGACTTCGGCGGTGGAGATGCGGTGGCCGGAGACGTTCATGACGTCATCGACGCGGCCGAGGACCCACAGGTCGCCGTCGGTGTCGAGTTTGGCGCCGTCACCGGCGAAGTACCAGCCTTGGTCGGCGTAGCGGGACCAGTAGGTGTCCTGGTAGCGGTCACGGTCTCCCCAGATGCCGCGGAGCATCGACGGCCAGGGTTGGTCGAGCACCAGATAGCCGTTGGCCTCGGTCTCGCCGAGTTCGACGGTGTTGCCTTCCTCGTCGACGACCTTGGCGGAGATGCCGGGCAGCGGGGTCATGGCCGCGCCGGGTTTGGCGGCGGTGACGCCGGGCAGCGGGGAGATCATGATCGCGCCCGTTTCGGTCTGCCACCAGGTGTCGACGATGGGTGCGGTGTTCGCGCCGATGACTTCGCGGTACCAGCGCCACGCCTCCGGATTGATCGGCTCGCCCACCGAACCCAGCACCCGGATGCTGGACAGGTCGTGCGCGGCGGGGATCTCGCGGCCCCACTTCATGAACGTGCGTACCAGTGTCGGCGCGGTGTAATAGATGGTGACACCGTACTTTTCGATGATCTGCCAGTGCCGGTGCTCATCGGGAAAGTTCGGGGTGCCTTCGTAGACGACTTGGGTGACCCGGTTCGACAGTGGCCCGTACACGATGTAGGAGTGGCCGGTGACCCAGCCGATGTCGGCGGTGCACCAGTAGACGTCGTGTCCGGGTTTGTGGTCGAACACGGTGTGGTGGGTGTAGCTGGTCTGAGTGAGGTAGCCGCCGGAGGTGTGCAGGATGCCTTTGGGTTTTCCGGTGGTGCCGGAGGTGTAGAGGATGAACAGCGGGTGCTCGGCATCGAAGGCCTGCGCCTCGTGCTCCGGAGCGGCGTGGGCGACTGTCTCGTGCCACCACAGGTCTCGGCCCGTGGTCCAGGGCACCTCGGTCCCGGTGCGGCGAACCACGAGTACGTGCTCGACGCTCGACGGCGTGTCGCCGGGCGCGGCCAGTGCCTCGTCCACGGCGTGCTTCAGCGGTGCGGCCTTGCCGCGCCGCCACTGGCCGTCGGTGGTGATCACCAGGCGGGCTTGTGCGTCGTCGACGCGCTGGCGCAGCGCGGTGGGGGAGAACCCGGCGAAGACCACGGAATGGGTCAGACCCAGCCGGGCGCA from Nocardia wallacei carries:
- the nhaA gene encoding Na+/H+ antiporter NhaA; the encoded protein is MIVALRSELARFLRTETVGGALLLVAAAIALLWANSPWSGSYFAFSDTELPIAPLHLDLTVAEWVQDGLLAVFFFVAGLELKRELVVGELADRKRAALPVIAAVGGVVLPAVIAAVIGFGVDGMERGWAIPVATDIAFALAVLALTGSRIPTTARVFLLSLAVVDDLIAIVLIAVLFTTSIAIGWLLAAAACFLAWALAQQRRLRSPLIYVPLALVAWYALHEAGIHPTLAGVVCGLLTRVRPDADEDEAPATRLEHLFQPISAGLCVPLFALFASGVPLSTEVFGELFTERLALAIVAGLLIGKTLGLFGTSWIAIRLGIAERPADLGNRDMFALSVLGAIGFTVSLLVAELALANDVAAAELAKAAVLLTSMAASLIGSALLLRRGRAHQARRHAHAAAAHE
- the acs gene encoding acetate--CoA ligase — translated: MTDTTDHRDVYPPTAEFAAAANADASLYDRAAADREGFWAEQADRLSWHQRWTRVLDWDDAPFARWFVGGTLNVAYNCVDRHVLAGHGEQVAIHWEGEPGDSRAITYADLLAEVSRAANYLTELGLTAGDRVAIYMPMVPEAIVAMLACARLGLTHSVVFAGFSPTALRQRVDDAQARLVITTDGQWRRGKAAPLKHAVDEALAAPGDTPSSVEHVLVVRRTGTEVPWTTGRDLWWHETVAHAAPEHEAQAFDAEHPLFILYTSGTTGKPKGILHTSGGYLTQTSYTHHTVFDHKPGHDVYWCTADIGWVTGHSYIVYGPLSNRVTQVVYEGTPNFPDEHRHWQIIEKYGVTIYYTAPTLVRTFMKWGREIPAAHDLSSIRVLGSVGEPINPEAWRWYREVIGANTAPIVDTWWQTETGAIMISPLPGVTAAKPGAAMTPLPGISAKVVDEEGNTVELGETEANGYLVLDQPWPSMLRGIWGDRDRYQDTYWSRYADQGWYFAGDGAKLDTDGDLWVLGRVDDVMNVSGHRISTAEVESALVGHHGVAEAAVVGATDTTTGQGIVAFVILTGETDTADHDLVDELKAEVSREISPIARPREIHIVPELPKTRSGKIMRRLLRDVAEGRELGDTSTLVDPHVFEAIRAQQTNR